ACCCCGAGGGCGTGGCCCCGGCGGCCGAGGACTTCACGGGTTCCGAGATCAACGACCCGTACGCCTACCCGAGTTACTGCAGCAACGCCGGCACGTGGATGTACTACACGTACTCGGGCTGCTCGACGAAGGTCGCGCACTACGGCTGGCGCAACCCGTTCTGGACGAAGACGCCGAACGGCTCGTGGGTGCGGGGCATCTACTACGACCACTGCACCACCGCGCCCGACAAGCCCGCGGGCTTCGACTTCCGCGCGGCCTGCGACTCGCACGACTACAGCTACGGGACGATCGGCAACGCCTACAAGGGCTACCGCTACTACCTGGACAAGTACAAGGGCTGGCAGTCCGACGCCGAGTTCTGGAACATGCTCTACAACAAGACCTGCACCGCCTATTGGTTCAAGGGCACCTGCCGCAAGCTCGCGAATGTCTACTACGGGGCCGTGGCGATAGTGGGCCGCGCCAAGAACGGCGCCAACGCGACCTGATCGGTTAATCCACCGGGCCGCCCATGAAATACGGGGGCAGGTGGCGGTAATGCACCGCCACCCGCCCCCATTCTGCTTAATTCCGCTTGATTTCCCGTTCGATTCCTGGCTGATTCCTGCCTGATTCTTCTTGGAGCATGAAGTGAAGAGACCCGTATGGGGTGCGGTGATCGCTGCCGCGGCAGCCCTGGTGATCACCGCCCTGCCGACACCCGGCGGCCTGCTCCCCGGCACCGCCGAGGCGTCAGCGGCGGAGCCCGGCCCCGTCGCACCGGCCCTGTTCGACGAGGTCCCGGCCGGCACCGGCACCACCCTCCGCGTCAACGTCCTCACCGACCAGCGCGCCGACCTGGCCTCCGCGTCCGAAGCGGGCTCGACCCTCGTCTCCTACGACACCCTGCCCCTGGTCACCCTCCGCGTGGACAGCGCGGGCCTCCAGGAACTCAACTCCACGCCGGGCGTCGTCAGCGTCACCGAGGACGTTCCGGTGCCCCCCACCCTGAACGAGTCCACCGTCACGATCGGCAGCGACAAGACCGCGGTCGCCGGGAAGACCGGCGCCGGCACCTCCGTGGCGATCCTCGACACCGGCGTCGCCACCCAGCACCCCTTCCTCGCGGGCCGCGTCACGACCGAGGCGTGCTTCTCCGTCAACGACGAGACCTACGAGGCCACCAGCCTCTGCCCCAACGGCACCCCCCAGCAGGAAGGCACCGGCAGCGCCGACGCCGGATCCGGCCCCTGCGCCACCCTGGGCGCCGCGTGCTCCCACGGAACGCACGTCGCCGGCATCGCCGCCGGCAACGGAGCCGGCGTCAGCGGCGCACCCACCCGGGGCGTCGCCCCCGGGGCGAACGTCATCGCCCTCCAGGTGTTCTCCCGCGTCGACTCGGAGACCTACTGCGGGTCGGCCGCGAACACCCCGTGCGTGCTCAGCTTCACCAGCTCCCAGATCAAGGCACTGGAGAAGGTCCACGCGCTGAAGAAGGCCGGCACCAACATCGTCGCCGCCAACATGAGCCTGGGCGCGGGCCGTTACTACACCGCCTGCGCCGGCGACCTCCGCAAGCCGATCATCGACAGCCTGCTCGCCGAGGGCGTCGCCACGGTCGTCGCGGCCGGCAACAGCGGCTTCGCCGACTCGGTCAGCACCCCCGGCTGCATACCCTCGGCCCTCACGGTGGGCTCCACGACCGACGACGACCAGCTGTCCACCTTCTCCAACCGCGGCGCGCTGCTCGACGTCCTCGCCCCCGGCACCGGCATCGTGTCCTCCGTGCCCGGCGGCGGCTTCGCCTCGAAGAACGGCACCTCGATGGCCGCCCCGCACGTGACCGGCGCGCTGGCGGTCCTCCGTCAGACGTTCCCGGAGAAGTCGGTGACGGAGCTCGAAGCGCTCCTGAAGTCCACCGGCAAGCCCGTCTCGTACGGCACGACCGTCACGACCACCACCCCGCGGATCCAGCTCGACACGGCGGCGCTCGGCGGCGGCGGGGGCGGCACGGAGCCCGACCCGGAGCTGGTCGAGTGGAACAACTGGACCAACGTCCCCATCCCCGACTCCGGCATCGCCGAGTCGTCGATCGACATCAACCAGAACCGGCCCGCACCCTCCCGGGTCCAGGTGTACATCTCCGTCTACCACGAGTGGACCGGCGACCTGGAGATCGACCTCGTCTTCCCCGACGGCACCTCGACCCCGCTGCGACGGGTCCCCGGGTCCGACAACGTCACGAACATCCGCCAGCTGTACGAGGTGGACGCGAGCGCCAAGCACGCGCTGGGCGTGTGGAAGCTCCGCGTCAACGACACCTCGCCCGGTTCGGACGGCGAGATCGTCGGCTGGGACCTGCGCTTCCCCTGGTTCGACAACTGGACCGAGACGCAGATCCCCGACCTGGGAACGGTCGAGTCGCCGGTCGTCGTCGGCAGCGACCTCCCCGGCAACGCCCCGAGGCTGACCCGGGTCTACGCCGACATCCACCACGC
Above is a genomic segment from Streptomyces sp. NBC_00094 containing:
- a CDS encoding S8 family serine peptidase encodes the protein MKRPVWGAVIAAAAALVITALPTPGGLLPGTAEASAAEPGPVAPALFDEVPAGTGTTLRVNVLTDQRADLASASEAGSTLVSYDTLPLVTLRVDSAGLQELNSTPGVVSVTEDVPVPPTLNESTVTIGSDKTAVAGKTGAGTSVAILDTGVATQHPFLAGRVTTEACFSVNDETYEATSLCPNGTPQQEGTGSADAGSGPCATLGAACSHGTHVAGIAAGNGAGVSGAPTRGVAPGANVIALQVFSRVDSETYCGSAANTPCVLSFTSSQIKALEKVHALKKAGTNIVAANMSLGAGRYYTACAGDLRKPIIDSLLAEGVATVVAAGNSGFADSVSTPGCIPSALTVGSTTDDDQLSTFSNRGALLDVLAPGTGIVSSVPGGGFASKNGTSMAAPHVTGALAVLRQTFPEKSVTELEALLKSTGKPVSYGTTVTTTTPRIQLDTAALGGGGGGTEPDPELVEWNNWTNVPIPDSGIAESSIDINQNRPAPSRVQVYISVYHEWTGDLEIDLVFPDGTSTPLRRVPGSDNVTNIRQLYEVDASAKHALGVWKLRVNDTSPGSDGEIVGWDLRFPWFDNWTETQIPDLGTVESPVVVGSDLPGNAPRLTRVYADIHHAWRGDLKLDLVAPDGRVYPLRAAAPKDSGDTIHESYVVDASASLARGTWKLRVQDTAAESTGSISGWMLTL